In Electrophorus electricus isolate fEleEle1 chromosome 1, fEleEle1.pri, whole genome shotgun sequence, a single window of DNA contains:
- the LOC113575316 gene encoding transcription factor Sox-9-A-like: MNLLDPYLKMTDEQDKCLSDAPSPCMSEDSAGSPCPSGSGSDTENTRPSENRVMGQDRDFKKDDEDKFPVCIRDAVSQVLKGYDWTLVPMPVRVNGSSKNKPHVKRPMNAFMVWAQAARRKLADQYPHLHNAELSKTLGKLWRLLNEGEKRPFVEEAERLRVQHKKDHPDYKYQPRRRKSVKNGQSEPEDSEQTHISPNAIFKALQQADSPASSTGEVHSPSDHSGGSQGPPTPPTTPKTDLPSSKPDLKRESRPLQEGTGRQLNIDFRDVDIGELSSDVISTIEAFDVNEFDQYLPPHGHAASAQAYTSAYGLSGTPVGQAPGAGGHGWMPKQQQASLTPLGGAGEQGQGPQRPPQIKTEQLSPSHYSEQSQGSPQHVTYGSFNLQHYSASSYPPNARSQYADYADHQGGATSYYNHAASQGSGLYSTFSYMSPGQRPMYTPIADPSGVPAVPQTHSPQHWEQQPVYTQLSRP; this comes from the exons ATGAATCTACTAGATCCATACCTGAAAATGACCGACGAGCAGGACAAGTGTCTCTCCGACGCCCCTAGTCCGTGCATGTCTGAAGATTCAGCCGGATCGCCTTGTCCGTCTGGATCTGGGTCCGACACCGAGAACACCAGACCGTCCGAGAACCGCGTCATGGGACAAGACAGAGACTTTAAGAAAGACGACGAAGACAAATTCCCTGTGTGCATCAGAGACGCGGTGTCCCAAGTGCTGAAAGGCTACGACTGGACCTTGGTTCCGATGCCGGTGAGGGTGAACGGCTCCAGCAAAAACAAGCCCCATGTCAAGAGACCGATGAACGCTTTCATGGTGTGGGCACAAGCAGCGCGGAGAAAGTTGGCCGATCAGTATCCGCACCTTCACAACGCAGAACTCAGCAAAACTCTGGGGAAACTTTGGAG ACTGCTGAATGAAGGGGAGAAGCGTCCGTTTGTAGAGGAGGCCGAGCGTCTGAGGGTCCAGCACAAAAAAGATCACCCTGACTACAAGTACCAGCCGAGGCGGAGGAAATCCGTGAAGAACGGCCAGAGCGAGCCCGAGGACAGCGAGCAGACTCACATCTCTCCCAACGCCATCTTCAAAGCTCTGCAGCAGGCGGACTCTCCCGCCTCCAGCACGGGCGAAGTGCATTCCCCCTCTGACCATTCAG GAGGTTCACAGGGTCCTCCAACTCCGCCAACAACTCCGAAGACAGATCTCCCGAGCAGTAAGCCTGATCTGAAGCGTGAGTCCCGGCCCCTCCAGGAGGGCACGGGCCGACAGCTTAATATCGACTTCCGGGACGTGGACATTGGCGAGCTGAGTAGCGACGTCATCTCCACCATTGAGGCCTTCGACGTGAATGAGTTTGACCAGTACCTTCCCCCGCACGGCCACGCCGCCAGTGCCCAGGCATACACGTCTGCCTACGGCCTGAGCGGCACGCCTGTGGGCCAGGCACCAGGGGCCGGAGGGCACGGCTGGATGCCCAAGCAACAGCAGGCCTCGCTGACCCCGCTGGGTGGGGCAGGGGAACAGGGCCAGGGCCCACAGCGCCCTCCGCAGATCAAGACGGAGCAGCTCAGCCCCAGCCACTACAGCGAGCAGAGCCAGGGCTCACCCCAGCACGTGACCTATGGTTCCTTCAACCTGCAGCACTACAGTGCCTCCTCCTATCCCCCCAATGCTCGCTCGCAGTACGCTGACTACGCTGACCACCAGGGCGGCGCCACCTCCTACTACAACCATGCCGCCAGCCAGGGCTCCGGGCTCTACTCCACCTTCAGCTACATGAGTCCTGGCCAAAGGCCCATGTACACCCCCATTGCGGACCCCAGCGGGGTACCAGCCGTGCCCCAGACCCACAGCCCTCAACACTGGGAGCAGCAGCCAGTCTACACTCAGCTGTCCAGGCCGTAA